CTGTCCGATTAATTGAAATCCCGATTTAGCAACCGGTCCGCCAATCTTCACCAAACCTTTACCGTATCGAACAGTAAATCCAATATTATCCATGTGGGCAAAAATGGCCGTTCGCGGTTTTCCAAAAACCAGTATGATATTGTCGCCAAAGCCTTTGCCTTCGTAAATAACCGGTTTTGTTTTCCATTCAGAAACGTGCGACTTAATATAATAAAGCAAAAACTGTTTCATGGCAATTTCATTACCGCTGGTAGCCGGAATATGGCACATTAATTTAAGCGTATCGTATTTTACTGACATAAATTTTTTTTATAAAGATAAGTGTTGTTTAAGACTACCCGTTATTTTTTAAAAATTAATAGGGTTAAATCAAGAAGAAATCAGGTAAATAGCCAGAATTGCCATTACTATTCCGGCAATATTTGATTTATTTAATTTTTCGTGAAAGAAGATGAAACCGATAAGGGTGGCTAAAGCAACATTACAAACATTAAGCACCGGAAACAATGATGCGCTATTCATGATTCCTTCATCCAAGGCTTTAAAAATAAAGTAAATGCTAAAGTAATTGGGTATACCTAATAAAACACCTCCAAGCATGTTTTTAAGCGATATGATTTCGGAGTACTTTATTTTCTGATTAAGGGCAAGCATGTTTAGGGTAAGCATTCCCATGATAAATGCCGAACCAAAAAGGAGTGCACTAAATAAGGCACTTTCGGCATTGCTGTTTATGTAAAACGACTTCATTAAATTTAATGAGGCATCAATTAAGCCGCTGCCCAAAAATACCATAAAAGGCAGTAGTAAGTTTTTGGTGTTTATCTTTTCCGATTTGGAAGAAGCTAAGTAAACGGCTAAAAGTGAAAGAATAACACCAACTAATTGTAAATAAGTTACCGATTGATCTAAAATTAAAACAGAAACAAGGAAGGGAATAACCAAACTCATTTTATTGGAAATGGATGCTGTACCTATACTGATCAACTGAGCCGTTTTGGAGATCAGAAAAAACACCGCAATAAATAAAACACCCAAGGGGATGCTCCACCACATCCATGGTTTTAAAACCACCGTGTTATTTTGAATGTTTTGATAAACAAAAAGGTAACCGGATAAGAAAGCAAAAAGATAGTTAAAAACAATGGCCACCAAGGTGTTTACACCGAATCGGGGAAAGGTTTTAAATAAAACCAGCAATACAACACTTAGCGTTACCGCAAGAAATACAGATACCATGAAATTTAAAGTAAAAATAGAATTTATTTGATAATTTTACGCCATGAAAGTAAAGCGCATTCTTTTTTTGTTTTTAGTGATTTTCGGAGGATTTGGATTAAAAGCTCAATATATTTATTATAAAAGCATGCCGGAAGATTCCTTAATTTTATTTAAGGATTCAGTTTCAAAACTTCAGTTCATTTATAAAGATACTTCGTATAAAAAAGATTACACCTTGCACTTTAACTATGTAATGCGGTTTTTTACAAAAATTGAGTACAATAAAATAAAAGTGATTTTTAAAAAATCGAAACGAGTTACACATGTGAAACCCTCTTTCTGGTGTTTTTTCCAGGCTCCTGAAAATCGTACCTATAAAGTTATTTTCAGCACCAAATCTAATCCAACTTTAGATAGTGTATTACTACACAATTTACATTTCAATTCTCAATTAGGAATGATTGCCAGCGAAATGGGTAATGTAAAAGAATTAAGCACCGATGGCTTTTTTAATTTAGTTGGCTGGCATTTTAGGCAACTGAGTAGGAGAAGTCGCAAAAAAATTGATCATGATAACGACATGAAAGTATTAGAAATTGGTTGTGGTTATTTATTATTAGCACTCAGTATGGAAGAGGAAGTGAAATTACACATTGATCGTTGGCACAACGCAAGAGCTTATGCGCATTACTTCAGACATTACCAAAACCATTTTATGAGCGCCGAGGCCATTAAAGGGTATATAAAAGACATGCCGGTTTATGTTACCCATAAATATCGGTAGTTCGGCTTTTATTTACTGAAAAGGTTTGATCCGTTAATGTATTCCCAAACTTTGGGATGCAAAAAATAAGCAACATTTTTTTTATCCTTTACTGCATTCCTAATAAAGGTGGATGAAATTTCCATAATGGGCGCCTGAGTAAATTGCACTTTTTCATGGTTGTCGAATTCAGAAGCTATAGCAGAAGTTCGGGGATACACAAAAATTTTGTGGTTCGCCAAAATCTGTTCGTAGTTTTTCCATTTGTGAAAAGTAGCTAGATTATCCTGACCCATAATTAAACTGAATTTTTTGTCGGGATGTTTTTCCTTTAAATGGGCAAGAGTATTAATGGTATAGGATGGTTGAGCAAGTTGAAACTCAATAGTACTTACTTTTATTTTTGGATTAAAATCTAAAGCCAGATTAATCAAGTGAAGTCTTTCGTTTTGATTTAAAAGTCCCGCTTTATTTTTTAATGGATTATGCGGGGAAAGCACCAACCACACTTCATCTAATTCCGTAAAATAAGCCATGTAATTAGCTATGGCTAAATGTCCGATATGAATAGGATTAAAGGAACCAAAAAATAATCCAATGTTCATGCTAGTGATTATAGGCTTCGCCCAAAAAAGGTATCATGCCCGGTTTTAACTGATTAATTCTTCCTAATGTTACTCCAATAACTATACTCTTTTTTAAATGATGTGGCTTCTTATGAATATTAAACTCTTTTGGTAAAATATTTAATATAAAATTTACCTTATATAAATCAAAGTTATTCTGATTATTGTTTTGATTTAATAATCCGTTTTCAGTCATATATAAATTTAGCTCAACACTTTGATTGTGCCATATTCCGTTTAAAAAAACCTGACCATTTAATTTAATTGTTTTATGATTATGATTGGCCAGGCCACTGAAATGTGATGGATCCATTGGTGCTTTAAATAAAAGACTGGTTTCTTCCAAATCTTTTAACCAATCATCTATGGAATCAATACCAATTTCAAATTTTGAAAAATCAACTTTTAAATAAAAGCTGCTTTTAGTTTCATCATAAAAAAGATAACTGGAATTGCTAATGGAATAACATTGGTGATTTTTAATGCAAGTTTGAATGAAAGTGGGCGAAGAAATATTTTCCTGACTAAAAAGAAGGAAAGGTGCAAAGGCCAATATTGTTTGAAAAATTATTTTTTTCATTTTATTTTTTTTCTGTTTAAGGCCATGGTTTTTAACATCCAATCGGGCAAGGGTTTTTCGGGCGCTCGTTTTTTAAGATCAAGATACCAACCTAATTTTTTGAGAATCGGAATTTTTTTGGTTTCAACAAATTCAATCAATGAACCGTCCGGATCTTCAATATAAGTAAAATGTCCTGCTGCTTCTCCCATTTCAAATCCTGAACCTCCATCCACGGTGAAAGGATGTCCGCTTTTTTCACACTTGTTCTTCAATTCGTTCATGTTTTTCACATCAAAACACAAATGGATAAAACCTAAGTCGCCCCAAAATCTATTTTCAAATATTTTGCGGGGAGTATAATTTTTAACTTCAATGAGTTCAATATAACTTTTTCCTAACAGTTTCGAAAAAGGTCCAACTCTGTTTTTAGAATGAGTGAGTACGGTTCGCTTGCAAAGTACATTTCCGCCGGGTAAATGCGCTAAATCTTTAAAGGATTCTTCTCCTGAATAAAGCACTTGGTCATATCCTAATATTTCACTGTAAAAACGCAATGATCTTTCGGTATTTCTTACGCCAATCACCATGCCGTTAGGTCCACCGGTATTTTTTAAACCGTTACCAAACCAATTGTTATCCTCAATTACTTCAAAATTATTTCCGTAAGCATCTTGTAAATAAAAATGTTTTTTACCGTAAGGTGACAAACAAACTTCGCTTAATAGTTTTGTATTTAATGATTTCAAATAAGTAAAAGACTCCTGAATATTGTCTGTTTTCATTTTAGCGCAGAAAAAGCCTAAGTCGCCCATTTTAGGTTCAAATAAAGGATGTTGCGGTGTTCGGCTGGTGTATTGCCAAATTTCAAAACCACCTCCGCCTTTTAAATTAATGGCTAAAATGGCGTGGCGTGAATGCGGTTGGCCACCGGTATAAGGCAACATGAGTTCGGCTTGTGCAGCTTCCTCAAAAACTGGAATATCCATGCCAAAATGTTTGTTATACCAATTAAAAGCTTCGTGTACGTTCGAAACACCAATGCCAACTTGTTGTATTCCGGAAATTATATAGGACATAGTAATTAAAAAATTAATAGTACAAACTTAAGTATATGTTTCCGGATTCCGGATTTTAATCGCTAAAATTTATTATTTTTAATAAAAAAAATAGCCATGAAAAAATTAATATTATTCTGTTTTTTCTTTAGTGGATTGATTTGCAAGGCGCAAATTCCAAGTCCAACTTTAAACATCGGTATCACTTCCCACAATGAAATGACTTTAACTGAGCCTTATAATACATATACCTTTTATGTTCAAACAAGAGACACTTTGAAAAAAATTATTGATGTAATAAATGCTAAAGGAGCAAAGTATAATTTACAAACCAATCAGAAATTTGTATTGGGTTGCCTGCAACATGAAATGGCTGCTACAACAGCCACAGATATTATGGAATATGCTTACAAATTGGGCGGAGTACCTTTTGGAAATGTGGTAGAAATAGATCCTAGATATAAAACGCAAACGCCAACTTACACTTACAATATAGCCGATGTGGCTCATTTAATTGATTCTACCGGGGCGCAATCATCCAATAATTTAGGTGGTTTTGTTTACATTCCTTATCCCGGCGATTGGATAGCGTTTACAACACCAACTACCGGTGTATTTGGTTCATCATGGAAAGTAGATATACTTTGGGGAGCAGGCACCGGTTCTCCATTACCCTTACACTCAAAAGATGCAAATAATTATGGCACATGGAAGCCTAGAGGTAATGTAGATTCTATCGATTTTTATTGTCACGATCCATCCAAAAATTATTGGCTACAAGGTAATGGCTGTGCCTGGAATGTTGATCAGTCAACCAATATTCAAACAGTTATAGCGGAAATACGAAGTGAAGCTACAAAAATTAAAAACGGAACCTATCCGGCAAATAAATTCTATAATGCTTCTGTTATGTTTAATTTTAAAGATTTTCAATCTCCGGGCTTAAGAGCTAAATTAACTACATTGATGGATTCTGTTAATGTTTTAGTTGCCCAGGGAAAGGTAAATTGGAAAACGATTAGTCAAAAGCAAGCTGCATTTGCGGCTTGGTCGGCAACTACCGGAATTTCATATTCACAATGGAGATGCGGACAAACCGTAACGCTTGCGCCAACCTGCGCACCTACCGGATTAAATGAATACCAAACTTTCGGAAATAGTTTTTTAAAGCTGGCTCCAAATCCGGCGAGCAACAATCTTTTAATTTCGTGGGAAGGTCAGTTAAATGAAAATACCCGCTTATTGATTTACGATGGTCTTGGTCGTAAGGTTTTTGAAGAGCCCATGGAAGTGTCACTCAAACAAATCTCACTATTACAATTTAATTCGGGTATTTATACTGTAATTATGCAAAATGATGCAGCACAAAGCAGGGCTGAAAAATTGATTATCAATCATTAAGTTTTTATTACAACTACAAGCCCGTTAAACATTGTTTTTAACGGGCTTTTTTTATTAATTTAATCCCCTGAAAAAATCAAATTATGTACGGTACATTAAAAGATCAATTGCAAAATACACTTAAGGAAATTGATGAGAATGGTTTGTTTAAGCGTGAACGGGTAATCACATCTCCGCAAGGGGCTTCAGTTACAGTAAACGGCAAAGAAGTAATAATTTTTTGCGCGAATAAT
This window of the Sphingobacteriaceae bacterium genome carries:
- a CDS encoding DMT family transporter, yielding MVSVFLAVTLSVVLLVLFKTFPRFGVNTLVAIVFNYLFAFLSGYLFVYQNIQNNTVVLKPWMWWSIPLGVLFIAVFFLISKTAQLISIGTASISNKMSLVIPFLVSVLILDQSVTYLQLVGVILSLLAVYLASSKSEKINTKNLLLPFMVFLGSGLIDASLNLMKSFYINSNAESALFSALLFGSAFIMGMLTLNMLALNQKIKYSEIISLKNMLGGVLLGIPNYFSIYFIFKALDEGIMNSASLFPVLNVCNVALATLIGFIFFHEKLNKSNIAGIVMAILAIYLISS
- a CDS encoding nicotinate-nucleotide adenylyltransferase, with the protein product MNIGLFFGSFNPIHIGHLAIANYMAYFTELDEVWLVLSPHNPLKNKAGLLNQNERLHLINLALDFNPKIKVSTIEFQLAQPSYTINTLAHLKEKHPDKKFSLIMGQDNLATFHKWKNYEQILANHKIFVYPRTSAIASEFDNHEKVQFTQAPIMEISSTFIRNAVKDKKNVAYFLHPKVWEYINGSNLFSK
- a CDS encoding VOC family protein, encoding MSYIISGIQQVGIGVSNVHEAFNWYNKHFGMDIPVFEEAAQAELMLPYTGGQPHSRHAILAINLKGGGGFEIWQYTSRTPQHPLFEPKMGDLGFFCAKMKTDNIQESFTYLKSLNTKLLSEVCLSPYGKKHFYLQDAYGNNFEVIEDNNWFGNGLKNTGGPNGMVIGVRNTERSLRFYSEILGYDQVLYSGEESFKDLAHLPGGNVLCKRTVLTHSKNRVGPFSKLLGKSYIELIEVKNYTPRKIFENRFWGDLGFIHLCFDVKNMNELKNKCEKSGHPFTVDGGSGFEMGEAAGHFTYIEDPDGSLIEFVETKKIPILKKLGWYLDLKKRAPEKPLPDWMLKTMALNRKKIK
- a CDS encoding T9SS type A sorting domain-containing protein, encoding MKKLILFCFFFSGLICKAQIPSPTLNIGITSHNEMTLTEPYNTYTFYVQTRDTLKKIIDVINAKGAKYNLQTNQKFVLGCLQHEMAATTATDIMEYAYKLGGVPFGNVVEIDPRYKTQTPTYTYNIADVAHLIDSTGAQSSNNLGGFVYIPYPGDWIAFTTPTTGVFGSSWKVDILWGAGTGSPLPLHSKDANNYGTWKPRGNVDSIDFYCHDPSKNYWLQGNGCAWNVDQSTNIQTVIAEIRSEATKIKNGTYPANKFYNASVMFNFKDFQSPGLRAKLTTLMDSVNVLVAQGKVNWKTISQKQAAFAAWSATTGISYSQWRCGQTVTLAPTCAPTGLNEYQTFGNSFLKLAPNPASNNLLISWEGQLNENTRLLIYDGLGRKVFEEPMEVSLKQISLLQFNSGIYTVIMQNDAAQSRAEKLIINH